The segment AGGGACAAGGCCTCTACTTCTCGGCCATCCTGTCCTGGGATGATACCGCTCCTGGCGGCAAGTCCTGGCAGGAACGCCATCTGCTGCAGGAGATGCTGAGTAATATCTGCCTGCCGGGCCCGGATGCGCAGATCTTCGGGATTGAATTCTCGGTCAAGGACCAGTTCGCCCTGATCATCTCCCTTCCAGGGGAGGGAGAACTGCCCGTTCAGAGCCGGATGGAACAGGTGATTGAAGCCATTCAGGATGTGATCCGTGAACACTCGCAGCTTGCGCTGAGTATCGGTGTCGGTATGGCCTACCGTGATCTTGCCCGGCTGAACCAGTCTTTCATTGAAGCCGCCGCTGCGCTGGAGCACCGGATGATCCGGCGCAGCGGCCAGGTCACCTACTTCGAGCAGCTGGCAGAGCTGAATCCTGCCGCTGCCGAGAGCTTCTGGATTCCGCGCAAAACCATGCTGAAGCTGGAGCAGAGTCTGAAGCAGGGGAACGAATCGGTAGCGGCCCAGATGATTGCCGACACCATTGATACGATCAAGGACGAGCCGCTGCAGGTTCATCTGCTGCGGTGCATCTGCTTCGATCTGCTGAATGCTTTTCTGCGCACCGCCTCGGAGCTTGGTATGGATGAGGTGTTCAGCAATATGCCGGAGCTGACCTCCTTCGAGACGCTGGAGGAGCTGGAGAGCCGGCTGCTCTCGCTGGCTTCCGCCATTTGCGCGCAGGTCGAGCGGAACACCGAGACCAGCGAGTCCTCTCTGATGGATGACATTCTGGCGTATGTGGACCAGCAATTTGCAGACTACACCCTCAGCCTGGAGCATGTAGCGCTGAAGTTCGCCATCTCGACCTCTTATCTAAGCCGGAGCTTCAAGGAGAAGACCGGCAGCAATTTCTCGCAATATATCTGGCAGCGGCGTGTGGACGAGGTCATCCGTCTGCTGGAGAACACCAGCGCACCGCTCAAGGAGATCATCGAGCAGGTCGGTTACCTGGATGCGCCCAACTTCATCCGCAAGTTCAAAAAAGAAACCGGTCTGACGCCGGGGCAATACCGCAAGGAACATGCCTTGAAGGGGGCCGCTGCGAAAAGACCGGTTTGAAACGGGCGGAGCTTCCGCCCTGCCTGGATAGGCTGAGCTTAAGATTACGGATCACCGCCAATGCTTCATCGTGTGAATAGTTAATAGCCTGAATTCCGGCGGCGGCGGTGGCCGCAGGGAATTTCGGTTTCGTGCAGCTTCATGCGGCTTCGTCCAATTAGATACAGTTAGATTCAGTTACACCCAGTTCTATCTGGTACATCCAGTTCTATCTGGCTTGTCCGGCTCCATGCGGTTTCGTCCGGTTCCATCAACGTTTAAACAAATAATACCATTTAATCTATTTGCATCCGGTCGAACAAGATTCATCCGACTTTCGGCCACTTTTCATCCGCCTTCTCGGGCAGAAATCTGGTGATTAACCCAATAATTCTGCAACAAATGCAACATTCCCCTCATCCTATCGTCCAGAATACGCAATTGTTGCACAAAAGGCAGGATTTCACCTTTTGTAGGCGGCTTAGCAGGGATATTGTTGAATTTTATGCAACAATCGGTCCATACACCTGGCTATCTGTGAACCAAAACTGCAAAATATACAACATTTATGTCCTCAATGCCTTATGAAGAGGTCTACGGTCTGCCGGGCTTGAACCAGGCGCCCCAAGAAGCGGGGCTACTGGCTAATCCGTTCTTCCGGGAGCTATTGCCTACTCCACTTCCTAGAGCTAGTGCCTACTTCCGCTTCCGGGAGCTATTGCCTACTCCACTTCCTGGAGCCAGTGCCTACTCCGATTCCGGGAGCTATCACCTACTCCGCTTCCTAAAGGCTACCAGCTACTCTGCTTCCTTCAGAATATGCTCCACCAGTTCATCCAGCGGCACTGTGGCGAGCGCGATCGCTGTGTCGGTTACGCCGTAGTAGATATAGAGCAGGCCGTCCTTGACCACATTGCCGGTCGGGAAGATGACATTCGGAATCTGGAAGCCGAACTTCTCGTAATACGTCTCCGGCTCCATAATGAAGTTATGGGTCCGGGCAATAATCTTTTCCGGCTGCTCCAGATCCAGGAGCATCGCCCCCACGCGGTAGACGATCTCTTCATCGACGCCGTGATAGAGCACCAGCCAGCCCTTGTCTGTACGGATGGGAGGCGTAGAGCCGCCGATCTTCCGCGATTCCCAGGACAGGTTCCCGGCGGTGGCGAGCAGCTTGGGTTCTTCCCAATTCACGAGATCCTCGGAATAGGTAATCCACATGGCGGCTTTCTCCGTGCCGTAGGCCTCGCCCACATATTCTTCAGGGCGGCGGAGCAGCACGAATTTGCCGTTTATTTTCTCAGGGAACAAGATGTTGTCCCGGTCGTTGATGTCGAGTGGCGTGGTGTCAGCGACGAACTCCCAGTCCAGCAGATTGGTTGACTTCAGAATCGAGGAACGGGTCAGCCAGTGGCCCTCCTCTTCCCCCCAGCCGTCCGGGTATTCTGGAATGGAGCGCTCAGGGACGCCGCGCCCGGTAGGATAATAGCTCATGGCGCAGGGGCGCAGGGCGTAGTTGAGGTAGAACGTTCCGTCGATCTTCACAATGCGCGGGTCCTGTACACTGCCGTAAGGGAAGCCCAGCATATCAGGCGTGACAATAGGCTCATCCTTCACATGGGTGAAGTTCACGCCGTCCTCGCTTTCCAGCAGCCCCAGATAGTTCTTGCACGGGGTCAGGGAACCGGCTGTACGCTCGATCATATAGAACTTGCCGTTATCGATGATAACCGCCGGGTTGAACACGGTCACCTTGCGCCACTCATAGCCGCCCGGGACGACAATCGGATTATTGGGATGTCTTGTAATTTGCATGTCTATTCCTCCTGCGAATGATGTTCGTGGTATATACTTCCGGCTTATTTGCTTTCAGTTAATTTCATTCGTGCTTCTTATATAGCTTAAGCGTCTGGACCTCATAAGGCCGGAAGGACAGCGGAATCACACCGCCGCTGGTCGTCACGGAGCCGGTCGTGCTCTCCAGCAGATTGACGCGGCAGGCGCTGATCTCCTGGTCCTTCCAGTCCAGCGTGGCCGACTCTCTGCTGCCCGCAGCTTCATACAGCCGGATAATCGTGCCGCTGCCGTCCTCTGCTTGCTTGATCGTATCAAGCATGACATGACCGCTCTGGAAGGCGAGCCAGGCATGGGTGCTTGGATAGCGGCCGGGATGTGCAGCTTCGCTAATCGCCAGCAGCGGCTCATTCAGCGCTGCCGCTTCCCGTACCACATCCGCCTGCCGCCACTCTCCGCTATGCGGATACAGGGAATAAGTAAATTCATGCTCCCCCTGATCGGCATTGCGGTCCGGCCAGCGCGGGGAACGCAGCAGCGAGAGGCGCAGCACCCCGTTATGGATGTCATAGCCGTATTTGCAGTCGTTCAGCAGGCTGACGCCATAGCCGCCCTCGGACAGATCGGCCCAGCGGTGTCCGCAGACCTCGAATTGCGCCTGCTCCCAGCTGGTGTTGCGGTGAGTCGGGCGCTCCAGTGCGCCGAACGGAATCTCATACGTAGCCTTCGCGGCCACAATATCCACCGGAAAAGCGACCTTCAGCAGCTTATGCTGCTCCCTCCAGCTTACACTGGTGCGGAAATCCACTCTGTGGCTATTCCGGGGCAATACAATCTCCTGCTCAATCTGTGATTCACCGAGCTGCCAACGGAACTTCAGCACGGTCTGCACAGGTCAGCTGCTGACTACCCGGCGGTCCAGCAGCTTCGCCTTGCCCGCAGGCTGCTGCTCATAACGCGGGTCTATATCCCAGGCATCCCACAGCGGCGGGGTGTCATGATAGAACTGCAACTGGTTGCCGGTCTGGCCGGGCTGGAGCAGCTCGCGGTCCGCGCTTTTGTCCAACCAGCGACTGATTTCGCCGTCTTCATTGAATGTCAGGATATAATGGTCCGTCTCCCATTGCTCCGGGAACTCGTCTCCGGCGGCGGGATCACCCTGCAGCTCAAGCCGTACTCCGGCTGGCTCCGCAGCCTCCCGCAGCCAGATTGTCCGGCAGCCGAAGGCCGGAACCTTACGGACCTGTACAGCCAGTGTGTAGCTGTCCCCGCCAGCCTCCGTGTTCCAGCATTCGCTCGGCAGCAGGCCGTCTTCATCGAATACCTGCACCTTAGCCAGCTCAGGACCACCCTCCAGCCAGAGCAGCTCCGTCCGCTCCCAGCCCAGGCTGTTGAAGACCACATAGGGACGGCCCTCACCCGATGTATTCACCTGGCCTGCGAGAGTGTGCAGAGAGCTGTCCAGTACCTGCCCGCCCAGACGGAAGATCTCGGCGTATTCCTCCCGCGAGGTCGTGTACACCTCCGGGATGGAAGTCCCCGGAATGATGTCATGGAACTGGTTGAGCAGCAGCAGCTTCCAGCCCTCGGCCAGCTCCCCGGCGGGCAGCAGACGCTGCCCATCCGGCTGCTCCGGCTGCTCCAATTCCAGGGCACCATCCTTCTCCGCCAGCACGCTCCAGATCTCCGCCTGCCGGTACAAAATCTCCGCCTTGCGGTTGCTGCGCTTATTGAAGGCATGGGTCGTGAAGGTCCCCCGGTGCAGCTCCAGATAGAGATCGCCGTGCCACGCCGGAAGCTCCGGCTGGCGCGAGCCGATCTCCGAGAAGAACGCTTCCGCCGTCGAGAATCCGCTGACCGGCTGTCCTGGGGCGAGGTCGGTGCGGCTTACATATTCAAGCATCTCGTGGGTGACTCCCCCGCCGCCGTCGCCGTGCCCGTAGAGCAGCATGAGCTCATCGTGCTCTTCCTTCTGGGCGTAGGCCTCCCAGTGCTCCTGCACATCCTTCGGATGCGTATGCTCGTTCACCCCATGGTTCTGATAGGCCACAATCTTCGTCCCGTCAATGCCGGCCCAATGGAATAAGGTATGCGGGAAGGGATTGGTATCATTCCAGCCCAGCTTGGTGGTCATGAAATAATCGATGCCCGCCTGCTTCAGCAGCTGCGGCAGGGAGGCGCAATAGCCGAAGGTATCCGGCAGCCATTCAATCGTGGAATGCTTGCCGAATTCCTTCATATAGAAGCCCTGGCCGTACAGCATCTGCCGCACCAGCGACTCCCCGCCGGGAATGTTCAGATCCGGCTCCACCCACATGCCGCCGACCAACTCCCACCGGCCTTCGGCAATCCGCTCCTTGATCCGCCCGTATAGCTCGGGATAATGCTCCTTGGCGAAGGCATAGAGCTGGGGCTGGCTCTGCGAGTACCGGAAGTCCGGGTACTTGTCCATCAGGGTACAGACCGTGGAGAAGGTCCGGCTGACCTTGCGCACCGTCTCCCGGACCGGCCACAGCCAGGCCACATCAATATGCGACTGGCCGACCATATGCATCGTCCCCGGGTCCAGCCCTGCGGACCGTTCCGACGCCGCAGCAGCCCGTAACTGCAGTTCCGCCGCAGTTACGGCACCGCAGTCCAGCAGCAGCTCCTCCTTCATATAGAGCGTGTCCATCACCCGCTCCAGCGCCTTAAGGCTGCGGATGCGGCGCATGTCGCCCTCTGGCAGCAGCAGGGCCGCTTCGTGTACGATCCGCACCGTATGCAGCAGGCTGTATACGGGACGATTAACGCGCACAAGCTTCATTTCAATGCCTGTCAGCGGCGGCTTGATCACCGCCTGGCGGTTCAGCGGGTCCTCCGGCTCAGGCACCGGATCATACAGCTCGATCTCCAGCTTGAGGCGTTCACCTGGAGCATAAGACGGCAACGGAATGAACCAGTGATTGCTGTCCAGGCCATGGTACGGCGCTCCGTCCAGCCTCAGCAGTCCTTCCCCGCGTCCCAGATAGAGCAGCGCCGCTTCTTCATGCGCCCACTCTCCCGGAACCGTGATCTCCCGCTGAAGGAAATAGGTGGTTCCATATCCTCCGTCCAGCAGGGAAACGTTGTATTGCTGGTGCAGCTCCTCCTCATGCTCATAGCAGCCCGGAGTGAGGTAACGGGATTTGCGCATCCTCCATTCCGCAAGCTCTATCTTCTCAGCCCACTGCCGCTTGGCCAGCCATCCGGTGAACCGCTCCATTCGCTTCATGGCTTAGCCCTCCTCTCTGACCTGGAGCGGCGCGCTCAGATACTCTGCGGAGTGCGGGCCTGCCATCACCGCGAATTCTCCCGGTTCGACAATCCGCGTCAGATCCGCTGATACGTATTCCAGCTCCTCCCGGCCTACACGGAACGTTACTGTCTGCGTGTCTCCCGGCTGGAGGCTGATTTTGCGGAAGCCCTTCAGCTGCTTCTCGGGCCGGGTAATGGAGGAGGCCAAGTCGGAAATATACAGCTGGACCACCTCGCTGCCCGCCCGGTCACCCCTATTAGTTACATCCACGGAGACAAGCGCTTCTTCATCCGCAGAGATTACTGGAGGCTCCACCTTCAGGTTGCTGTAGCTGAATTCACTGAAGCTAAGACCATAGCCGAAGGGATATTCGGCGTGGAAGTCTGTCTCCAGATACCGTTTGCCTCTCGTCCGCCGCTTATAGTAATACACGGGAAGCTGGCCGACATGCTTCGGAATGCTGATCGTCAGCCGCCCGGAAGGATTCACCTCGCCGAACAGGATATCGGCAATGGCATGTCCGCCCTCTTGGCCCGGGTACCACGCCTCCAGAATGGCGTCGGCGTGTTCTACAATCCAAGGCTCAGCAATCGGGCGTCCGTTGATATAGACCACAATCAGCGGCTTGCCCAGCTTGTGAAGCTCCTGCGCCAGCTCCAGCTGCACGCCCATCAGATTCAATGTGGACCGGTCGATGCCCTCTCCGCATTCCATGTCGCTCCAGGAATGCTCCGTCACGACAGAAGCGCCGGTGAGCAGATCAATCGTCCCCTCACCGAAGTCTCTGGCGCTGGAGCCGCCGATGGCCAGCACCACCGCATCGGCTTCGGCTGCACAGGCGAGCGCAGGGGCGAAGCCTTCCCGGGAATCGCCCTTGATCCGGCAGCCGGGGGCATACAGGACCTTGTCCGCTCCGCCGCCCAGCGCCTGCCGGATACCCTCCAGCACGGTAACAATCGCGCCTGCGGGCTGCGGCGAGGTGTAGTCTCCAAGCTGGTTGTACGGAGCATCGGCATTGGGACCGATTACGGCAAGCTTGCGAATCCCCTTGCTTAGCGGCAGCGCTGCGTTCTCATTCTTCAGCATGATGATGCTCTCACCGGCGATCCGCCGCGCCAGCTCCCGGTGCTCCGGCTTGCCGATGATGCTCTCCGCCTGCTCAGGATCGGCATAGGGGCGGTCAAACAGCCCGAGCTTGAACTTCAGCTCCAGAATCCGCGCCGCCGCGCGGTCCAGATCGGATTCCTGCAGCCGTCCATGCTCGATAGCAGCCGCGATATGCTGCTCGAACATTTCACCTGACATCTCCATATCGATGCCCGCCAGCAGTGCCTGGGCTACAGCCGTTTCTCCGCTATCTGCGGTGTTATGACCATTCGTCAGCATACCCAGCGCTCCGCAGTCCGTGATCACGAACCCATCAAAGCCCCATTGCTCCCGCAGCACATCCTGCAAAAGATAACGGTTCGTCGTACAAGGCACGCCGTCAATCTCGTTGTACGCTGTCATTATGGACAACGCCCCGGCCTCTACCGACTTACGGAACGGCAGCAGATCGACCTCATGCAGCTCGCGCAGCCCCATATGCACGGGCGCAGAGTTGCGCCCGCCTTCCGAGCTGCCGTAGGCGGCGAAGTGCTTCAAGGTGGCCAGCACGGAATCCCCGGCGTCCAGCCGTTCCCCCTGCAAGCCCTTCACTGCTTCTACACCCATCGCCGCAATCAGGAACGGGTCTTCGCCGAAGGTCTCCTCCGTCCGGCCCCAGCGCGGATCACGCACCACATCAAGCACCGGCGAGTAGGTCGCCGCTCCGCCCTGGCTGCGGGTCTCCAGCGCTACCACCCGGCACATCTCCCGGTATAGCTCCGGGTTCCACATACTGCCCAATGCAAGTGGCACCGGAAATACAGTGGCGCCGATAGCCATATGCCCGTGGGAGCACTCTTCGCCGAACAGAATCGGAATCCCGAGCCGGCTCTCCTGCATGGCATAAGCCTGAATTGCATTAACAGCCTCCGCCCCCTCCTTCGGGGACAGGCCGGTCTCCAGCGTGACCCCGGTCCACGGGTCGGCACGCAGCGTCCCATACAGGGAGCCGACGCCTCCGGCGGCAACCTGGCGCTTGAAGGCCTCTGTCATGCCTGTGGTTCCGTCCGCGCGCTTCTCATAGCACTGCCAGCCGAAAGGCTGGACTAATTGTCCAGCCTTCTCTCCAAGCGTCATGCGCTGCAGCAGGTCCTGTACCCGATCCGCCACAGGGCGCGCTTTATCCTTATAGATCATTTTTACAGCACCTTTCTGCATTAGTCATTCGTGCCGCTCACTCTCGGCACTTCAGAGGATGAATTTTCGAAGAAGATGGATAGAACCTGTAGGATTTAGTTGGTTTTCCAGCGGTCATAAGCAGCCTGGTTGATCTCAGCCACTCGCTCTCCGCCCATCTTCTTGACAGTTGCCACATAATTATCCCAGCCGGTCAGCGGCTCGGCGCCGGTGATGAACTTCGCTTCCATCTGCTTGACATAAGTGCTCAGATCCGAATTCAGACTGCTGATTTCCGTCTGCTCTTCCACCGTCAGGAACAGGGCCGGGAACGGAATCCGCGCGCCTTTATCCAGCAGCTTCTGCTTAGTCTCCTGCTCTACCCAGAGGTCAAAGTCCGTCTTCAGCCCCTTGTTGATGTCATCCATGGACAGGGTTGGGGCAGGAATACCGTAGTTCGGCGTCAAGGTGGCCCGGAAATCTTCCATTTCCTTGCCGTCCGGTACAGGCAGGTATTGCTTCACGCGGTTCTCTTTGTCGGTGTACTCCCAGAGCGTTCCCTCCGGTCCTTTATTGAAGAACAGAGCGCCTTCATAGGAATAGAGGTAATCCACCCAGCGGAGCGAGGCTTCCGGTGCAGGGTTACTGTTCGTAATGGCGAATGCGCCAGTCGTAATCCCTCTGTTCTTGGCAATCGCCGGAGCGGATACCGATTCACTGCGCACCGGGGCGAACATCGGATCTGCCGTGGACGGCTCCCCGCCCTTCGTCATATAAGCGTGCCAGTCGGAAAAGAGTGCCACGCGGTTATTCTGCGCCTTGGCCTTCTTCTGCTCCGCCGTCTGCGAGAAGCTCTCATGATCCAGCAGCTCCTCGGACCACAGGCGGTTCATATACGTCAGATACTCCTTATAGCCTTCTTCAAGCGGCGTATAGTGGACCTTGTCCGCATCGTCTACATAGATTTCTTCTTCATAGATGCCAAAAGCGCCCAGCAGCCAGGTGCGGATATCGCGGAGGTTCGCAGCCGTTGTCGTCACTGAGGAGATTGGAATCTCATCAGCCACACCGTTGCCGTTCGGATCTTCCTCCTTCACGCGCTTCAGGTAAGTGTACAGCTCCTCGGTCGTTTCCGGCAGTTTATCAATGTTCAGCGCCTTCAGGAAGTCCCCGTTATACCACATCGGGTTGCGGTACCAGTGCTGGCTCATTTCCACCACCGGCAGAGAGTAGATATGACCGTCCGGGGCTGTGATCGATTTGCGCACATCCGGGTTCTCCTCCAGCAGCGCCTTGAAGTTCGGAGCGTATTCTTCGATCAGGTCTTCCAGTGGAATCAGAATCCCCTGCTCTCCGTAATTCATCTGCTCGGCAGTCGTCAGACCGGCAGCATAGAAGATATCCGGGTAATCGCCGCTGGCGAACACCAGATTCTTTTTGGTATCGAAGCTGTCCTTCGGCGCATTTTTATATTCCATCGTAATCCCGGTCTTCTCCTTCATCTGCTGGAGCACCGGCATGTTCTCCCAGTTCTGAATGCCCACATCCGGCGCCATCAGCGTCAGGGTAACGGGTTCGCTAACTATCGGGAAGCCCTCCTTGTTCACCGTGGTCTCTCCGGTACTCTTATTCGCGGTGCCTTCATTGGAGCTCCCGCAGCCTGCCAGCAGTCCAAGAATCACAGCCGAAGACAGCAGAATCTTCCATGGTTTACGTGTGATCTGCATTAATAATTCCTCCCTTAGGTTCATTACATTTTAACCTTTAGCCTTTCACAGAGCCAATCATGACCCCTTGGACAAAATAACGCTGCAGGAACGGGTAGACCGCCACAATCGGCAGTGTAGAAACAACGATAACGCCATATTTGACCAGCGATGCCGTCTCTGCCTTATTATTCATGGCCATAGCTACCTCGCCGTTGATCGCAGCGCCTGTAGTTTCGGCCGACATTTCCTGCAGGACCAGAATCTGGCGCAGCACCATCTGCAGCGGATACTTGGCTTCATCATTCAAATAGATCAGGGACGGGAAGTAGCTGTTCCAGTGCCCAACCCCGTAGAACAAGGCCATCACGGCGACAATCGGCGCGGACAGCGGCAGGATAATGCGGATGAACAGCTTCAAATTCGTACAGCCGTCGATGTGCGCCGCTTCCTGCAATTCTTTTGGAATGGTGGACTGGAAAAAGGTGCGGGCGACCACGATGTTCCACACCGATGCGGCCACCGGCAGAATCAACGCCCCCATGCTGTTAATGAGGCCCAGGTTCTTGACGAGCAGATACGTGGGCACCAGCCCGCCGCTGAAGAACATCGTGAACAGAATGAGGCCCATGAACAGCTGGCGTCCGACAAAATCAGACCGGCTGAGCGCATATGCAGCAGGCAGCGTAACCGCCAGATTCAGCAGCGTGCCCACCGCCGTGTAAATGATGGTATTGAGATACCCGTTCCAGATCTTCGGGTTCTCGAACACCAGCTTGTAGCCGTCCAGCGTCACATTCTTCGGGAACAGCCACATCGCGCCCGAATTGACATCCTGCGGCGAGCTGATGGACGCGCTGAGGATGTAGATCAGCGGATAGAGGACCACTACCAGCGCAAGGCACAGATAGATGTAGGTGCTGATCAGAAACAGCTTATCTCCCCTGGATTCTTTCATCGCAGTAACCAAAAGACTTCAACTCCTTTCTACCAGAGGCTGTTCTCACTGGTGCGTTTGGCAATCCGGTTCACGGTAACGAGCAGTATTACATTGACCACCGAGTTGAACAATCCGACAGCGGTCGAGAAGCTGTATTGGGCGTTCACCAGACCGGCGCGGTAGACATAGGTGGATATGACATCAGAGGCTTCCATATTGAGCGAATTCTGCAGCAGCAGGATTTTCTCGAAGCCCAGACCCAGAATGTTACCCATGTTCAGAATCAGCATGATCGTAATCGTGGGTATAATGGTCGGCAGGTTGATATGCAGCACCCGCTTGATCCGGCTGGCTCCATCCACAATGGCTGCTTCATGCAGCTGGGGATCTACGCCGGACAGGGCCGCGAGATAGATGATCGTCCCCCACCCGGTGCTCTGCCAGACGCCCGAGAAGACGTACACCGTCTTGAACCAGGCGGGATCGGTCAGGAACTGTGCGGGCTGGAAGCCCAGGAATTCAATCGCCCGGACAATCATTCCGCTGGAGGGCGACAGGAAGGTAATAATCATCCCCGCCATTACGACCACTGAAATGAAATGCGGCGCATAGGTAACCGTCTGGACCGACTTCTTGAACGGGCCGTTGCGGACCTCATTGAAGGCCAGGGCCAGAATGATCGGCAGCGGGAACCCGATGGCCAGCTCATAGAAGCTGATGCTGAACGTATTCCACAGCAGATCCCAGAAGAAATAAGAATTGAAGAACCGCTCGAAATGGTCGAAGCCTACCCAGTCGCTGCCCGTAATTCCTTTGGAGGGCACGAAGTTCTTGAAGGCAATCTGAATGCCGTACATCGGACCATAATGAAAGATGAAGAAATACAGTAACGCGGGAAGCATGAACAGATAGAGCTCCCAATTCTGCCAGATTCTTTTGCCAAGGGACTTGTTCCCCTTCATTCTCCCACTCCTCTCTATGTTAGTTTTCATTACACATAAATCTGTATCCGCTTCGCATTCTTGCTACGGCCTTTCCTGCTAACGCTTACATCCCAAATTGTAGAGAAACTAAGCTGACATCGTAAATATGTAGGTTGTGCATTGTCATGTTAAAAGAGTGTAAAACCGCGCTGCTACGGGGCTTATGAGCTGAATAACTTCTACGGGCCGCTACTGGCTGACTGCCGTAAATGTGTGAATTATGAACCCTCCTCCCCCCTGCAAAAGTTACATATT is part of the Paenibacillus sp. FSL M7-0420 genome and harbors:
- a CDS encoding glycoside hydrolase family 130 protein, which encodes MQITRHPNNPIVVPGGYEWRKVTVFNPAVIIDNGKFYMIERTAGSLTPCKNYLGLLESEDGVNFTHVKDEPIVTPDMLGFPYGSVQDPRIVKIDGTFYLNYALRPCAMSYYPTGRGVPERSIPEYPDGWGEEEGHWLTRSSILKSTNLLDWEFVADTTPLDINDRDNILFPEKINGKFVLLRRPEEYVGEAYGTEKAAMWITYSEDLVNWEEPKLLATAGNLSWESRKIGGSTPPIRTDKGWLVLYHGVDEEIVYRVGAMLLDLEQPEKIIARTHNFIMEPETYYEKFGFQIPNVIFPTGNVVKDGLLYIYYGVTDTAIALATVPLDELVEHILKEAE
- a CDS encoding glycoside hydrolase family 3 N-terminal domain-containing protein, with the translated sequence MIYKDKARPVADRVQDLLQRMTLGEKAGQLVQPFGWQCYEKRADGTTGMTEAFKRQVAAGGVGSLYGTLRADPWTGVTLETGLSPKEGAEAVNAIQAYAMQESRLGIPILFGEECSHGHMAIGATVFPVPLALGSMWNPELYREMCRVVALETRSQGGAATYSPVLDVVRDPRWGRTEETFGEDPFLIAAMGVEAVKGLQGERLDAGDSVLATLKHFAAYGSSEGGRNSAPVHMGLRELHEVDLLPFRKSVEAGALSIMTAYNEIDGVPCTTNRYLLQDVLREQWGFDGFVITDCGALGMLTNGHNTADSGETAVAQALLAGIDMEMSGEMFEQHIAAAIEHGRLQESDLDRAAARILELKFKLGLFDRPYADPEQAESIIGKPEHRELARRIAGESIIMLKNENAALPLSKGIRKLAVIGPNADAPYNQLGDYTSPQPAGAIVTVLEGIRQALGGGADKVLYAPGCRIKGDSREGFAPALACAAEADAVVLAIGGSSARDFGEGTIDLLTGASVVTEHSWSDMECGEGIDRSTLNLMGVQLELAQELHKLGKPLIVVYINGRPIAEPWIVEHADAILEAWYPGQEGGHAIADILFGEVNPSGRLTISIPKHVGQLPVYYYKRRTRGKRYLETDFHAEYPFGYGLSFSEFSYSNLKVEPPVISADEEALVSVDVTNRGDRAGSEVVQLYISDLASSITRPEKQLKGFRKISLQPGDTQTVTFRVGREELEYVSADLTRIVEPGEFAVMAGPHSAEYLSAPLQVREEG
- a CDS encoding carbohydrate ABC transporter permease produces the protein MVTAMKESRGDKLFLISTYIYLCLALVVVLYPLIYILSASISSPQDVNSGAMWLFPKNVTLDGYKLVFENPKIWNGYLNTIIYTAVGTLLNLAVTLPAAYALSRSDFVGRQLFMGLILFTMFFSGGLVPTYLLVKNLGLINSMGALILPVAASVWNIVVARTFFQSTIPKELQEAAHIDGCTNLKLFIRIILPLSAPIVAVMALFYGVGHWNSYFPSLIYLNDEAKYPLQMVLRQILVLQEMSAETTGAAINGEVAMAMNNKAETASLVKYGVIVVSTLPIVAVYPFLQRYFVQGVMIGSVKG
- a CDS encoding extracellular solute-binding protein codes for the protein MQITRKPWKILLSSAVILGLLAGCGSSNEGTANKSTGETTVNKEGFPIVSEPVTLTLMAPDVGIQNWENMPVLQQMKEKTGITMEYKNAPKDSFDTKKNLVFASGDYPDIFYAAGLTTAEQMNYGEQGILIPLEDLIEEYAPNFKALLEENPDVRKSITAPDGHIYSLPVVEMSQHWYRNPMWYNGDFLKALNIDKLPETTEELYTYLKRVKEEDPNGNGVADEIPISSVTTTAANLRDIRTWLLGAFGIYEEEIYVDDADKVHYTPLEEGYKEYLTYMNRLWSEELLDHESFSQTAEQKKAKAQNNRVALFSDWHAYMTKGGEPSTADPMFAPVRSESVSAPAIAKNRGITTGAFAITNSNPAPEASLRWVDYLYSYEGALFFNKGPEGTLWEYTDKENRVKQYLPVPDGKEMEDFRATLTPNYGIPAPTLSMDDINKGLKTDFDLWVEQETKQKLLDKGARIPFPALFLTVEEQTEISSLNSDLSTYVKQMEAKFITGAEPLTGWDNYVATVKKMGGERVAEINQAAYDRWKTN
- a CDS encoding ABC transporter permease, yielding MKGNKSLGKRIWQNWELYLFMLPALLYFFIFHYGPMYGIQIAFKNFVPSKGITGSDWVGFDHFERFFNSYFFWDLLWNTFSISFYELAIGFPLPIILALAFNEVRNGPFKKSVQTVTYAPHFISVVVMAGMIITFLSPSSGMIVRAIEFLGFQPAQFLTDPAWFKTVYVFSGVWQSTGWGTIIYLAALSGVDPQLHEAAIVDGASRIKRVLHINLPTIIPTITIMLILNMGNILGLGFEKILLLQNSLNMEASDVISTYVYRAGLVNAQYSFSTAVGLFNSVVNVILLVTVNRIAKRTSENSLW